One Amorphoplanes digitatis genomic window carries:
- a CDS encoding DUF6531 domain-containing protein: MIRRQLRMGRAGAGRDGGASPGRPAGPGHDGGSPADAARRDAWDNPDRHSTPVRDRTATTDPVDIVSGEVFMAQTDVALPGVLPLVLERTYLSSYRLGRAFGHAWASTLDMRLEPMDAGMLLVMPDGMLLAYREMPTRTAVYPQAGPALGLTTEFGGYSVSSAAAGVTWHFSGDGLHLTSLTHRCGDRVDLVRDLLGRVTEVIHSGGYRVSVSWDNGRVSRFALLRSDGIAIPLARFGYDGDGLLADIVNGSGRPLRFEYDDGRLTRWIDRNGHWYSYAYDDRGRCVASSGPQRVLATRLEYDESTRTTVVTDALGHVASYRYDERRRVVREVDPVGGVRLREWDRRGRIVGLSDPTGAFTRHRYDVEGNLVQVTGPGGAVSTATCTAEGLPATVTGPDGSRRSFSYDARANLATVTDAAGAVTAYTYDQAGHLATVTDPLGAVTLVESDGAGLPLRVTDAAGATTSYQRDEAGRVVAVTDALGSRTLIRYSLDGLPTARTGPDGAVENWEYDPQGNLVAHTTASGAVTRYAYGPFNCLTSRTDPDGTRLAFAYDKQLRLTSVTNPQGLVWSYGYDGSGRLTAETDFDGRTITYATDAAGRLAGRTNGAGQTTTFVRDTAGRVVERHTAEGRTTFSYDLMGRLLRATSPTADLAMTYDAAGRVVSESVGGRTVRFSYDLAGRQAGRSTPAGVVSSWAYGATGSPTALLAGRHAMALSHDAVGNLIERRVGAPSGWQALRQEHDASGRLVAQTVAGSAGTTVQRGFAYGPDGFLSAVTDSALGTRTVALDQVGRVNAVTGASWRETYAYDTAGNLSSAAWTADDTAAQGERTYTGTRLRTAGRFRYEHDAQGRIVLRQRARHSGKPLTWRYTWDSEDRLVAVRTPDGSDWSYRYDPLGRRLAKYRHAPDGGVAEQVDFAWDGSRLIEQTHHRFEATAGTHVTTWDYSPGAHTPLVQRERRWTDSTPQAEIDEHFYSIVADLVGNPTHLTAVDGRVAWESRQTIWGTPTTVTSDGADCPLRLPGQYHDPETGHHYNNQRYYDPDTARYLSPDPLGLRPAPNPVAYVPNPTFEIDPLGLDTTPVGPTPEQVQHAIQNVGGLGEAQARMILAEAFKRGSSVVFGGSRVRGDYTPGSDVDVGFGSLTNNQANKLIKKVNGVDDDPSWLRMEETKIIPGNETPNIPRIESPEEFFARSGNRQPDDKGGAAYTPSGSHTYNPDGSISSRCPG, translated from the coding sequence ATGATTCGACGCCAGTTGCGGATGGGCCGCGCCGGCGCTGGTCGTGACGGCGGTGCGTCACCCGGGCGCCCGGCCGGGCCGGGCCATGACGGCGGATCGCCGGCCGACGCCGCGCGCCGGGACGCCTGGGACAACCCGGACCGGCACAGCACGCCGGTACGGGATCGAACCGCCACGACCGATCCAGTGGACATCGTCAGCGGCGAGGTCTTCATGGCCCAGACGGACGTCGCGTTACCAGGGGTGCTGCCTCTGGTGCTCGAACGCACCTACCTATCGTCGTACCGGCTGGGAAGGGCGTTCGGCCACGCATGGGCGTCGACCTTGGACATGCGGCTCGAGCCGATGGACGCGGGCATGCTGCTGGTGATGCCGGACGGGATGCTCCTGGCGTACCGGGAGATGCCCACCCGGACTGCGGTATATCCGCAGGCCGGACCGGCGCTGGGGTTGACGACGGAGTTCGGCGGCTACTCGGTTTCCTCCGCCGCGGCCGGAGTGACCTGGCATTTCTCCGGCGATGGGCTGCACCTGACATCGCTGACGCACCGCTGCGGTGACCGCGTCGACCTCGTACGGGACCTGCTCGGGCGAGTGACCGAGGTCATCCACAGCGGCGGCTATCGGGTAAGCGTCTCCTGGGACAACGGCCGGGTGTCGCGGTTCGCCCTGCTCAGGAGCGACGGCATCGCGATACCGCTGGCGCGATTCGGGTACGACGGCGACGGTCTACTCGCCGACATCGTGAACGGGTCGGGGCGCCCGCTGCGTTTCGAGTACGACGACGGTCGGCTGACACGGTGGATCGACCGGAACGGGCATTGGTATTCGTACGCCTATGACGACCGGGGGCGGTGTGTGGCCTCTTCCGGGCCGCAACGCGTGCTGGCCACCCGGCTCGAATATGACGAGTCGACCCGGACCACTGTTGTCACCGACGCGCTCGGTCACGTCGCTTCGTACAGGTATGACGAGCGGCGCCGCGTGGTGCGGGAGGTTGATCCCGTCGGCGGGGTACGGCTGCGGGAGTGGGACCGGCGGGGGCGGATCGTCGGCCTGTCCGACCCGACGGGGGCGTTCACCCGTCATCGATACGACGTCGAGGGGAACCTCGTCCAGGTCACGGGCCCGGGCGGGGCAGTGTCGACGGCGACCTGTACCGCGGAGGGACTACCCGCCACGGTGACCGGTCCGGACGGTAGCCGGCGGTCGTTCAGTTACGACGCGCGAGCCAATCTCGCCACGGTGACCGATGCGGCCGGCGCCGTCACCGCGTACACCTATGACCAGGCCGGCCATCTCGCAACCGTGACCGACCCGCTCGGCGCGGTAACGCTCGTGGAATCGGACGGGGCCGGCCTGCCGCTGCGGGTGACAGATGCGGCCGGCGCCACCACCTCCTACCAGCGGGACGAGGCCGGCCGTGTCGTGGCCGTCACGGACGCGCTCGGATCCCGGACCCTGATCCGCTACAGCCTGGACGGGCTGCCCACCGCGCGGACCGGCCCGGACGGCGCGGTCGAGAACTGGGAGTACGACCCGCAGGGAAATCTGGTCGCGCATACCACCGCGTCAGGCGCCGTGACCAGGTACGCGTACGGGCCCTTCAATTGCTTGACCTCACGCACCGACCCGGACGGCACCCGGCTGGCGTTCGCCTACGACAAGCAGCTGCGGTTGACGTCCGTGACCAACCCGCAGGGCCTGGTCTGGTCGTACGGCTACGACGGGTCCGGGCGGCTGACCGCCGAGACGGATTTCGACGGGCGCACGATCACCTACGCCACCGACGCGGCCGGGCGGCTCGCCGGACGGACCAACGGGGCGGGGCAGACGACCACCTTCGTGCGTGACACGGCCGGGAGGGTCGTCGAACGACACACCGCCGAAGGGCGAACCACGTTCAGCTACGACCTGATGGGACGGTTACTACGGGCGACATCACCCACGGCGGACCTGGCCATGACGTACGACGCCGCGGGTCGCGTGGTCAGCGAGTCGGTGGGCGGGCGCACCGTACGGTTCAGTTACGACCTCGCCGGACGGCAGGCGGGCCGCAGTACACCGGCCGGCGTGGTGTCGTCCTGGGCCTACGGCGCCACGGGTTCGCCGACCGCCCTGCTCGCGGGCCGGCACGCGATGGCCCTGTCCCACGACGCCGTAGGAAACCTCATCGAGCGGCGTGTCGGAGCCCCGTCGGGTTGGCAGGCGCTGCGGCAGGAGCACGACGCGTCCGGCCGGCTCGTCGCGCAGACCGTGGCCGGCTCGGCCGGCACGACCGTCCAGCGCGGCTTCGCGTACGGTCCGGACGGGTTCCTCTCCGCCGTCACGGATTCGGCGCTCGGTACCCGGACAGTGGCGCTGGACCAGGTCGGACGGGTCAACGCCGTCACGGGCGCGAGCTGGCGGGAGACGTACGCCTACGACACGGCCGGCAACCTGAGCTCCGCCGCCTGGACCGCCGACGACACCGCAGCGCAGGGCGAACGGACGTACACGGGTACGCGGCTGCGCACCGCCGGCCGGTTCCGCTACGAGCATGACGCACAGGGCCGGATCGTCCTCCGTCAGCGTGCGCGGCATTCCGGAAAGCCCCTGACGTGGCGTTACACCTGGGACTCCGAGGACCGGCTCGTCGCGGTGCGGACCCCCGACGGGAGCGACTGGTCCTACCGGTACGACCCACTCGGCCGGCGCCTCGCCAAATATCGCCATGCGCCGGACGGCGGTGTCGCCGAACAGGTCGACTTCGCCTGGGACGGCAGTCGCCTGATCGAACAGACGCACCACCGGTTCGAGGCCACGGCCGGCACCCACGTCACCACCTGGGACTACTCCCCCGGCGCGCATACCCCGCTGGTGCAGCGCGAACGGCGCTGGACAGACAGCACCCCGCAGGCGGAGATCGACGAACACTTCTACAGCATCGTCGCCGACCTGGTCGGCAATCCCACCCACCTGACCGCCGTGGACGGCCGGGTGGCCTGGGAGTCCCGTCAGACCATCTGGGGTACGCCGACCACCGTCACCAGCGACGGCGCCGACTGCCCGCTGCGGCTGCCCGGGCAGTACCACGACCCGGAGACCGGACACCACTACAACAACCAGCGGTACTACGACCCGGACACCGCGCGGTACCTAAGCCCGGACCCGCTCGGCCTGCGGCCGGCACCCAACCCCGTCGCCTACGTCCCCAACCCGACGTTCGAGATCGACCCGCTCGGCCTCGACACCACCCCGGTCGGCCCGACACCCGAACAGGTCCAGCACGCCATCCAGAACGTCGGCGGCCTCGGCGAGGCACAGGCCCGCATGATCCTGGCGGAGGCGTTCAAGCGGGGCTCCTCCGTCGTTTTCGGCGGTAGCCGGGTCCGCGGCGACTACACGCCGGGGAGCGACGTCGACGTCGGATTCGGTAGCCTGACCAACAACCAGGCCAACAAGCTCATCAAGAAGGTCAACGGGGTGGATGACGATCCGTCATGGCTACGGATGGAGGAAACGAAGATCATTCCCGGGAATGAGACGCCGAACATTCCGCGAATCGAGTCGCCCGAGGAATTCTTCGCCCGATCCGGCAACCGCCAGCCTGACGACAAGGGCGGTGCCGCGTACACGCCGTCCGGATCGCACACCTACAACCCCGACGGATCCATCTCGTCAAGGTGCCCAGGATGA
- a CDS encoding cupin domain-containing protein → MSIKRHGLRTGLAAAVIAGGTLIGGAAHATPPGPGVSGRIIWQHTAGDTDFVLREVTLPAGQATGWHHHDGTLYARVRQGTLSHFDATCASDGVYPAGSAIVEPAGPGNVHIGRNLGATAVVLDVLYVLPAGSPLSVDDPNPGCDFQ, encoded by the coding sequence ATGTCCATCAAGCGTCACGGCCTACGGACCGGGCTCGCCGCCGCCGTCATCGCGGGCGGCACCCTCATCGGCGGTGCCGCACACGCCACCCCGCCGGGCCCCGGAGTGTCCGGCCGGATCATCTGGCAGCACACCGCCGGCGACACCGACTTCGTCCTGCGAGAGGTCACCCTGCCGGCCGGGCAGGCCACCGGCTGGCACCACCACGACGGCACCCTGTACGCGCGGGTCCGGCAGGGCACGCTGAGCCACTTCGACGCGACCTGCGCGTCCGACGGCGTCTACCCGGCCGGCTCCGCCATCGTGGAACCGGCCGGCCCGGGCAACGTGCACATCGGCCGCAACCTCGGCGCCACCGCGGTGGTGCTCGACGTGCTCTACGTCCTGCCGGCCGGCAGCCCCTTGTCGGTCGACGACCCGAACCCCGGCTGCGACTTCCAGTAA
- a CDS encoding polysaccharide deacetylase family protein — MSITGRVVAFCVVVVLAGCGAEDARPEALPASAAVTPSAAAPSTAAPSAAAPSAAAPSAPTLEAAPAPVARPGERPPGALPPVRRHGPRGPKRVALTFDADMTDAMIARLRRGAVTSYANLTLLGQLEQGEIPATFFVTGQWAEQYPQVMRRIAGNPRFEVANHSYEHAAFTAGCYTLPQLPAAKMTDDVARTFRTLEPFGGRQTRYFRFPGLCHDRAALRALAPLGVTVIDGDVVSGDPFARSAAPVVRAVLSQVRPGSIVIMHLTEANARYTDEALPKILAGLRERGLEPVTLSELLGERPAPATPPSADPTVG, encoded by the coding sequence ATGTCGATCACGGGGCGGGTTGTCGCGTTCTGCGTGGTGGTGGTCCTGGCGGGGTGCGGCGCCGAGGATGCCCGGCCGGAGGCGTTGCCGGCGAGCGCGGCCGTGACCCCGTCCGCCGCGGCCCCGTCCACCGCGGCCCCATCCGCCGCGGCTCCGTCCGCCGCGGCTCCGTCCGCTCCTACGCTCGAGGCGGCGCCCGCACCGGTGGCCCGGCCCGGGGAACGCCCGCCGGGGGCGCTGCCGCCGGTGCGCCGGCACGGGCCCCGCGGGCCGAAGCGGGTGGCGCTGACCTTCGACGCCGACATGACCGATGCCATGATCGCCCGGCTGCGGCGCGGCGCGGTCACCTCGTACGCGAATCTCACGCTGCTCGGCCAGCTGGAGCAGGGGGAGATACCCGCGACGTTCTTCGTCACCGGCCAGTGGGCCGAGCAGTATCCGCAGGTGATGCGCCGGATCGCCGGGAATCCGCGGTTCGAGGTGGCCAACCACAGCTACGAGCACGCCGCGTTCACGGCCGGTTGTTACACACTGCCGCAGCTGCCGGCGGCGAAGATGACCGACGACGTCGCCAGGACCTTTCGGACGCTGGAGCCGTTCGGCGGCCGGCAGACCCGGTACTTCCGGTTCCCGGGGCTGTGTCACGACCGGGCGGCGCTGCGGGCGCTGGCACCGCTCGGCGTGACCGTGATCGACGGCGACGTGGTCAGCGGTGATCCGTTCGCGCGGAGCGCGGCGCCGGTGGTGCGGGCGGTGCTGTCGCAGGTGCGCCCGGGCTCGATCGTGATCATGCATCTCACCGAGGCGAACGCCCGGTACACCGACGAAGCGCTGCCGAAGATCCTCGCCGGGCTGCGCGAACGCGGCCTGGAGCCGGTCACCCTCTCGGAGCTGCTCGGCGAGCGGCCGGCACCGGCGACCCCGCCGAGTGCCGACCCGACGGTGGGCTGA
- a CDS encoding glycoside hydrolase family 5 protein yields the protein MTRTDLAGYLRARWAAPRVRAAAAAVVILVAVLAAAAATDPSGLLAPVGGRGLPLLGTGGVYRWAPLVVGLPVLLAGVAVPAFLIAGYARARWVFAGTWIAVIGAGACATAATGLASALPMLGPHLSAGAALTYALSTCGFAAVKFILVGPLAAAGAALAARFGPRPVPGAGSGAAESYPVASAAAVMAVVTGLAAIGPAAHWWLGGPVGYSFAGFVVAPTAANGVFGFLAGVAVFLAVFAAAVRLAPRRPPRAGPLTASVTVGLASVVAGLGLGVVGAVVAAMPWSNRLDGAGADQWWLATSLISVATGAGYGAVVGLIGAVVVAAGWRLRSRFVPVAAIGVLVLALAPVIGASAPAGPPAVEAVPASGGMEYLRVHPAPAGGGLATIGDVTGRQVILRGVNVNQLVDYHLRDPAVPATRPPADGDFAQMAAMGFNVIRLGMSWSRLEPRRGTFDESYLGQIRAAVAGAKAHGIYTVLDMHEDAWGNALARPSEECGGGTTPTTGWDGAPAWATITDGTAHCQFMARDLAPAVATAFGNFYTDRDGIQGELVRTWAFVARAFAGEPAVAGYDLLNEPGIGANPPISSGLLLGRYYDAAITAIREAERAAGGHTHLVFFEPSVLWSGLGFDAAPAPGFTDDRQLVFAPHPYSESISMDQGLGLTIASIERNLATSARAARAYRAALWFGEWGWFGDPAVDGAKVWRLGAAQDRLGAGGAFWVWRQGCGSPETGADATTSGNLVAVDCRTGASTPPPAGFARPLSRAFPRALPGRLESLISGQDGGLRIAAAAPDDPANCLVDIWVPGDTMPRLTTTGVTGPSPERVAGGWRVTGCARGAYTVTAAP from the coding sequence ATGACCAGAACCGATCTTGCCGGGTACCTGCGTGCGCGCTGGGCGGCGCCGCGGGTCCGGGCCGCCGCGGCCGCCGTCGTCATCCTCGTCGCCGTCCTCGCGGCCGCCGCCGCCACGGACCCCTCGGGCCTGCTCGCGCCGGTCGGCGGCCGGGGGCTGCCGCTGCTGGGCACCGGCGGCGTCTACCGCTGGGCGCCGCTGGTGGTCGGCCTCCCGGTCCTGCTCGCGGGCGTTGCCGTCCCGGCCTTCCTGATCGCCGGGTACGCGCGGGCCAGGTGGGTGTTCGCCGGCACCTGGATCGCGGTGATCGGCGCCGGTGCCTGTGCCACGGCCGCGACCGGTCTCGCCTCGGCCCTGCCGATGCTGGGGCCGCACCTGTCGGCCGGCGCCGCCCTGACGTACGCGCTCAGCACATGCGGCTTCGCGGCGGTCAAGTTCATCCTCGTCGGCCCGCTGGCCGCGGCCGGCGCGGCGCTCGCGGCCCGGTTCGGGCCGCGGCCGGTGCCCGGCGCCGGGAGCGGCGCGGCCGAGTCCTACCCGGTCGCCTCCGCCGCGGCGGTCATGGCGGTGGTGACCGGCCTGGCCGCGATCGGGCCGGCGGCGCACTGGTGGCTCGGGGGACCGGTCGGCTACTCGTTCGCCGGGTTCGTGGTCGCGCCGACCGCGGCCAACGGCGTCTTCGGCTTCCTCGCCGGCGTGGCGGTGTTCCTGGCGGTGTTCGCCGCGGCCGTGCGCCTGGCGCCGCGGCGGCCGCCGCGGGCCGGCCCGCTGACGGCGTCGGTGACCGTGGGCCTGGCGTCGGTGGTGGCGGGCCTCGGCCTCGGGGTGGTCGGCGCCGTCGTCGCCGCGATGCCCTGGTCGAACCGGCTCGACGGCGCGGGAGCGGACCAGTGGTGGCTCGCGACCTCGCTGATCAGCGTCGCGACCGGCGCCGGCTACGGCGCGGTGGTCGGCCTCATCGGCGCCGTCGTGGTCGCGGCCGGGTGGCGCCTGCGGTCGCGGTTCGTGCCGGTCGCGGCGATCGGCGTGCTCGTGCTGGCGCTCGCACCCGTGATCGGGGCGTCGGCTCCCGCCGGGCCGCCGGCCGTCGAGGCGGTACCGGCGTCCGGCGGCATGGAATACCTCCGGGTGCACCCGGCACCCGCCGGGGGCGGGCTCGCCACGATCGGCGATGTCACCGGCCGGCAGGTGATCCTGCGGGGCGTCAACGTGAACCAGCTGGTCGACTACCACCTGCGCGATCCGGCCGTTCCGGCCACGCGGCCGCCGGCCGACGGCGACTTCGCGCAGATGGCGGCGATGGGCTTCAACGTCATCCGCCTCGGCATGTCCTGGTCGCGGCTGGAGCCCCGGCGGGGCACGTTCGACGAGTCCTACCTCGGCCAGATCCGGGCCGCGGTGGCCGGTGCGAAGGCACACGGGATCTACACCGTGCTGGACATGCACGAGGACGCGTGGGGCAACGCGCTCGCCCGCCCGTCCGAGGAGTGCGGCGGCGGGACGACCCCGACCACCGGCTGGGACGGCGCGCCCGCGTGGGCGACCATCACCGACGGGACCGCGCACTGCCAGTTCATGGCCCGCGACCTGGCGCCGGCGGTGGCGACGGCGTTCGGGAACTTCTACACCGACCGCGACGGCATCCAGGGTGAACTCGTGCGCACGTGGGCGTTCGTCGCGCGGGCCTTCGCCGGCGAGCCCGCCGTGGCCGGCTACGACCTGCTCAACGAGCCCGGGATCGGTGCCAACCCGCCGATCAGCTCGGGGCTGCTGCTCGGGCGCTACTACGACGCCGCGATCACGGCGATCCGCGAGGCCGAGCGTGCCGCCGGCGGGCACACCCACCTCGTCTTCTTCGAGCCGAGCGTGCTGTGGTCGGGGCTCGGATTCGACGCGGCGCCGGCGCCGGGCTTCACCGACGACCGGCAGTTGGTGTTCGCGCCGCACCCGTACAGCGAGTCCATCAGCATGGACCAGGGTCTCGGGTTGACGATCGCGTCCATCGAGCGGAATCTCGCCACCTCGGCCCGGGCCGCCCGGGCGTACCGGGCCGCGTTGTGGTTCGGCGAATGGGGGTGGTTCGGCGATCCCGCGGTGGACGGCGCCAAGGTGTGGCGCCTCGGTGCGGCGCAGGACCGGCTCGGCGCCGGCGGCGCGTTCTGGGTGTGGCGGCAGGGCTGCGGCTCGCCCGAGACCGGTGCCGACGCCACGACCTCCGGGAACCTGGTCGCTGTCGACTGCCGCACCGGTGCGTCGACCCCGCCGCCTGCCGGCTTCGCCCGTCCCCTGTCGAGGGCGTTCCCGCGGGCGTTGCCGGGCCGGCTGGAGTCGCTGATCTCGGGCCAGGACGGCGGGTTGCGGATCGCCGCCGCCGCGCCCGACGACCCCGCGAACTGCCTCGTCGACATCTGGGTGCCCGGCGACACGATGCCCCGCCTGACGACGACCGGGGTCACCGGTCCGTCGCCGGAGCGGGTGGCGGGCGGCTGGCGGGTCACCGGGTGCGCCCGCGGCGCCTACACCGTGACGGCGGCTCCTTGA
- a CDS encoding MBL fold metallo-hydrolase: protein MRGFREIADRVYVLRYPVLDVNVTLVTAAGAALVVDTLSTAEQAGELADAIRVITRDPLIIVNTHHHFDHCFGNATLAAPEAPIWAHEEAARELREHGETLQRHWYEQWLPRDPGLAAGLAEVTVRVPDRLVRTSATVDLAGRTVSLHHLGRGHTAGDLVVDVPDAGVVLAGDLVEQGAPPSYGDDAYPLEWPGTVAALLRLVGPDGVVVPGHGAPVDRAFVQAQHEQLGELDRLIREGHADGAGPPEVAARSPFGAEASLVAVRRGYAELSGRA, encoded by the coding sequence ATGCGTGGCTTCCGGGAGATCGCCGATCGGGTGTACGTGCTGCGGTACCCGGTGCTGGACGTCAACGTCACGCTTGTCACCGCCGCCGGGGCGGCCCTGGTGGTGGACACGCTGTCCACCGCCGAGCAGGCCGGCGAGCTGGCCGACGCGATCCGCGTGATCACCCGCGATCCACTGATCATCGTGAACACCCATCACCACTTCGACCACTGCTTCGGCAACGCGACGCTTGCCGCGCCCGAGGCGCCGATCTGGGCGCACGAGGAAGCCGCCCGGGAGCTGCGCGAGCACGGCGAAACCCTGCAACGGCACTGGTACGAGCAGTGGCTGCCGCGCGACCCGGGCCTGGCGGCCGGGCTCGCCGAGGTCACCGTACGGGTGCCCGACCGGCTCGTGCGGACAAGCGCGACCGTCGACCTGGCCGGGCGTACCGTGTCGCTGCACCACCTCGGGCGCGGGCACACGGCCGGCGACCTGGTGGTCGACGTGCCCGACGCCGGGGTGGTCCTCGCCGGTGACCTGGTGGAGCAGGGCGCCCCGCCGTCGTACGGCGACGACGCGTACCCGCTGGAGTGGCCCGGCACCGTGGCCGCGCTGCTGCGCCTGGTCGGGCCGGACGGCGTCGTGGTGCCGGGGCACGGCGCACCGGTGGACCGCGCGTTCGTGCAAGCCCAGCACGAGCAGCTCGGCGAGCTGGACCGGCTGATCCGCGAGGGCCACGCCGACGGCGCCGGGCCACCGGAGGTGGCGGCCCGCTCGCCGTTCGGCGCCGAGGCGTCCCTGGTCGCGGTGCGCCGCGGCTACGCCGAACTGTCCGGGCGCGCGTAG
- a CDS encoding FAD-binding dehydrogenase has protein sequence MAQTAGLPAFGAAVAADADAIVVGHGLAGLVATAELVAAGRKVLLVDQEPQTGLGGQAYWSFGGLFLVNSEEQRLMGVKDSYDLAWQDWLGTAGFDRGVDDPAGQDYWAYRWAQAYVNFAAGEKRAWLAGLGMQWFPMVGWAERGGGLADGHGNSVPRFHVTWGTGPAVVEPFERLVRAGAAAGKVIFKFRHRVDEIVRTNGAVTGVRGAVLEPSGVARGRPSSRTVIGDFELRAPIVIVTSGGIGADHDLIRQNWPARLGKAPGRMITGVPAHVDGRMLAITERAGGRIVNPDRMWHYTEGLHNWDPIWPGHGIRILPGPSSMWFDATGRRLSAPDWPGYDTLHTLGTITASGYDYSWFVTTQKIVDKEFALSGSEQNPDLTNKNIWLLLSRIWQTPEPIQKFQRYGEDFVKAGTLPELVAGMNRLTGTDLIDLTDLKRQIDARDREIDNTYSKDAQVMGIRNALSYPGDSLSRTASAHRILDSDAGPLVAVRLNVLTRKTLGGLQTNLQGQVLDPSGTLVPGLYAAGEASGIGGGGVHGYRSLEGTFLGGCLFSGRAAGRAAAAATAT, from the coding sequence ATCGCGCAGACGGCGGGACTGCCGGCGTTCGGTGCGGCCGTCGCGGCGGACGCGGACGCGATCGTGGTCGGTCACGGCCTCGCCGGCCTGGTCGCCACCGCGGAACTGGTGGCCGCGGGGCGCAAGGTGCTGCTTGTCGACCAGGAACCGCAGACCGGCCTCGGCGGACAGGCGTACTGGTCGTTCGGCGGCCTGTTCCTCGTCAACTCCGAGGAGCAGCGGCTGATGGGCGTCAAGGACTCCTACGACCTCGCCTGGCAGGATTGGCTGGGCACGGCCGGCTTCGACCGCGGCGTCGACGACCCCGCCGGCCAGGACTACTGGGCGTACCGGTGGGCGCAGGCGTACGTCAATTTCGCGGCCGGTGAGAAGCGCGCCTGGCTCGCCGGGCTCGGCATGCAGTGGTTCCCGATGGTGGGCTGGGCCGAGCGCGGCGGCGGCCTGGCCGACGGGCACGGCAACTCGGTGCCCCGCTTCCACGTCACCTGGGGCACCGGCCCGGCCGTTGTCGAGCCCTTCGAGAGGCTGGTGCGCGCCGGCGCCGCGGCGGGGAAAGTGATCTTCAAGTTCCGGCACCGGGTCGACGAGATCGTCCGGACGAACGGGGCCGTCACGGGCGTGCGCGGCGCGGTCCTGGAGCCCAGCGGCGTCGCCCGGGGCAGGCCGAGCTCGCGTACGGTGATCGGCGACTTCGAACTGCGGGCGCCGATCGTGATCGTCACCTCGGGTGGCATCGGCGCCGACCACGACCTGATCCGGCAGAACTGGCCGGCCCGGCTCGGCAAGGCGCCGGGCCGGATGATCACCGGCGTACCCGCACACGTCGACGGCCGGATGCTCGCGATCACCGAGCGGGCCGGCGGGCGGATCGTTAATCCGGACCGGATGTGGCACTACACCGAGGGCCTGCACAACTGGGACCCGATCTGGCCCGGCCACGGCATCCGTATCCTGCCCGGGCCGTCGTCGATGTGGTTCGACGCCACCGGCAGGCGACTGAGCGCACCCGACTGGCCCGGCTACGACACCCTGCACACGCTCGGCACGATCACCGCCTCTGGCTACGACTACTCCTGGTTCGTGACCACCCAGAAGATCGTCGACAAGGAGTTCGCGCTCTCCGGTTCCGAGCAGAACCCGGACCTGACGAACAAGAACATCTGGCTGCTGCTCAGCCGGATCTGGCAGACCCCGGAACCGATCCAGAAGTTCCAGCGGTACGGCGAGGACTTCGTGAAGGCCGGCACGCTGCCCGAACTGGTCGCCGGGATGAACCGGCTCACCGGAACCGACCTGATCGACCTGACCGACCTGAAGCGACAGATCGACGCCCGGGACCGGGAGATCGACAACACGTACAGCAAGGACGCTCAGGTGATGGGCATCCGCAACGCGCTCTCCTACCCGGGCGACTCACTGAGCCGGACCGCCTCCGCACACCGGATCCTCGACTCCGACGCCGGACCACTGGTCGCCGTACGGCTGAACGTGCTCACCCGCAAGACCCTCGGCGGCCTGCAGACCAACCTCCAGGGCCAGGTCCTCGACCCGTCCGGCACCCTGGTGCCGGGCCTGTACGCGGCCGGCGAGGCGTCCGGCATCGGCGGCGGTGGCGTGCACGGTTACCGCTCCCTGGAGGGCACCTTCCTGGGTGGCTGCCTCTTCTCCGGCCGCGCCGCCGGACGCGCCGCCGCGGCGGCGACCGCGACCTAG